A window of Ananas comosus cultivar F153 linkage group 4, ASM154086v1, whole genome shotgun sequence contains these coding sequences:
- the LOC109708627 gene encoding probable indole-3-acetic acid-amido synthetase GH3.2 has product MAVEEEKRFPTPLGAAACERDAEKLEFIEETTRDADRVQERVLGEILGRNAETEYLRRYGLGGATDRAAFKRKLPVVSYEDLQPEIQRIANGDRSPILCAHPISEFLTSSGTSAGERKLMPTIEEELDRRQLLYSLLMPVMNLYVSGLDKGKGLYFLFIKSETTTPGGLPARPVLTSYYKSDHFRRRPFDPYNVYTSPTAAILCPDPFQSMYAQMLCGLLLSADVLRIGAVFASGLLRALRFLRLHWPQLCHDLSTGTLNPTVVTDPSVREAVGELLTKPEPELAQRIAAECSGDNWEGIVRRVWPNTKYLDVIVTGAMAQYIPTLEYLSGGLPMACTMYASSECYFGLNLRPMCDPADVSYTIMPNMAYFEFLPHISDASSFSHDHPRQLIDLADVEVGKDYELVITTYAGLYRYRVGDVLHVTGFHNAAPQFRFVRRKNVLLSVDADKTDEAELQRAVGRAAGLLRPLGADVAEYTSRTETKEIPGHYIIYWELLLKESGKWPEKEVFDNCCLEMEEALNSVYRQCRVADGSVGPLEIRVVRSGTFEELMDYAISRGASINQYKVPRCVTFGPIIELLDSRVVSAHFSPACPTWTPHRTN; this is encoded by the exons atggcggtggaggaggagaagcgCTTCCCGACCCCGCTCGGCGCCGCGGCGTGCGAGCGCGACGCGGAGAAGCTGGAGTTCATCGAGGAGACGACGCGGGACGCCGACCGGGTGCAGGAGAGGGTGCTCGGGGAGATACTCGGCCGGAACGCCGAGACGGAGTACCTGCGCAGGTACGGGCTCGGCGGCGCCACCGACCGCGCTGCGTTCAAGCGCAAGCTCCCCGTCGTGTCGTACGAGGACCTGCAGCCCGAGATCCAGCGCATCGCCAACGGCGACCGCTCCCCAATTCTCTGCGCCCACCCCATCTCTGAGTTTCTCACCAG CTCGGGAACTTCGGCGGGGGAGAGGAAGCTGATGCCGACTATTGAGGAAGAGCTCGACCGGCGACAACTGCTCTACAGTCTCCTCATGCCCGTCATGAActt ATATGTATCGGGACTGGATAAGGGGAAGGGTCTGTACTTCTTGTTCATCAAGTCGGAGACGACGACCCCTGGCGGGCTCCCCGCCCGGCCGGTCCTGACGAGCTACTACAAGAGCGACCACTTCCGCCGCCGCCCCTTCGACCCCTACAACGTCTACACCAGCCCCACCGCCGCCATCCTCTGCCCCGACCCCTTCCAGAGCATGTACGCTCAGATGCTCTGcggcctcctcctctccgccgaCGTCCTCCGCATCGGCGCCGTCTTCGCCTCCGGCCTCCTCCGCGCCCTCCGCTTCCTCCGCCTTCACTGGCCCCAGCTCTGTCATGACTTATCCACCGGAACCCTAAACCCCACTGTCGTCACCGACCCCTCCGTCCGCGAGGCCGTCGGAGAGCTCCTGACCAAGCCAGAGCCCGAACTAGCCCAGCGGATCGCCGCGGAGTGCTCGGGGGACAACTGGGAGGGGATCGTGCGGCGCGTGTGGCCGAACACCAAGTACTTGGACGTGATCGTGACCGGGGCGATGGCGCAGTACATACCGACGCTCGAGTACCTCAGTGGGGGGCTCCCGATGGCGTGCACGATGTACGCGTCGTCGGAGTGCTACTTCGGCCTCAACCTCCGCCCCATGTGCGATCCCGCCGACGTCTCCTACACCATCATGCCCAACATGGCCTACTTCGAGTTCCTCCCCCACATCAGCGACGCATCATCATTCAGTCACGACCACCCACGTCAGCTCATAGACCTTGCCGACGTGGAGGTGGGGAAGGATTACGAATTGGTTATTACCACGTACGCTGGATTGTACAg GTATCGGGTGGGGGATGTGCTGCACGTGACGGGGTTCCACAACGCAGCGCCGCAGTTCCGGTTCGTGCGGCGGAAGAACGTGCTGCTGAGCGTGGACGCGGACAAGACGGACGAGGCCGAGCTGCAGCGGGCAGTCGGACGCGCGGCGGGGCTGCTGCGGCCGCTGGGCGCCGACGTCGCAGAGTACACGAGCCGGACTGAAACGAAGGAGATTCCCGGGCACTACATCATCTACTGGGAGCTGCTGCTCAAGGAGAGCGGGAAATGGCCCGAAAAGGAAGTGTTTGATAACTGCTGCTTGGAAATGGAGGAGGCTCTTAACTCTGTTTACAG GCAGTGCCGGGTCGCGGACGGGTCGGTCGGGCCGTTGGAGATCCGGGTGGTGAGATCCGGGACGTTCGAGGAGTTAATGGACTATGCGATTTCGAGAGGGGCCTCCATTAACCAGTACAAGGTGCCGCGGTGCGTGACATTCGGGCCCATCATCGAGTTGTTGGACTCGCGGGTCGTGTCGGCTCATTTCAGCCCGGCCTGCCCCACGTGGACCCCACACCGGACCAATTAA